One Phoenix dactylifera cultivar Barhee BC4 chromosome 8, palm_55x_up_171113_PBpolish2nd_filt_p, whole genome shotgun sequence genomic window carries:
- the LOC103707401 gene encoding sucrose-phosphatase 2-like isoform X2: MLTPDITIMSVGTEITYGELMVPDDGWEHYLNQKWDRNIVIEEASKYPQLSFQSSTEQRPHKVSFYVQKGQAEEVMRCLSERLVKRGLDVKIIYSSGMDLDVLPQGAGKGQALAYLLGKFKSDGKPPINTLVCGDSGNDAELFSIPEVYGVMVSNAQEELLQWHAQNAEHNPKIIHATERCAAGIIQAIGHFKLGPNTSPRDTADLSSCKVDIFSPEHEVVVFYMLYERWRRAEVENHELTIQNMKNISHPSGIIVHPSGVEHSLHECIDAFAPCYGDKQGKQFRVWVDRVSSSQIGSDAWLVKFDKWELSDEGRQCCLTTVLLNSKPETPQGFALVHIHQTWMDGYAGRDQRMWFF; the protein is encoded by the exons ATGTTAACCCCGGATATAACAATAATGTCAGTAGGTACAGAGATAACATATGGTGAATTAATGGTGCCAGATGATGGTTGGGAGCATTATTTAAATCAGAAGTGGGACAGAAACATTGTTATTGAGGAAGCATCTAAGTATCCTCAACTATCATTCCAG TCATCAACAGAGCAGCGACCACACAAGGTTAGCTTTTATGTGCAGAAGGGGCAGGCAGAAGAAGTGATGAGATGTCTTTCAGAACGTCTGGTGAAACGTGGG CTAGATGTGAAAATAATTTACAGCAGTGGCATGGATCTAGATGTTTTACCGCAAGGGGCTGGCAAAGGACAGGCTCTTGCATATTTGCTCGGAAAGTTCAAGTCAGATGGTAAGCCACCAATTAATACTCTGGTTTGTGGTGACTCTGGCAATGATGCAGAATTATTCAGCATTCCAGAAGTTTATGGTGTGATG GTCAGCAATGCTCAAGAAGAATTGTTGCAGTGGCATGCACAAAATGCTGAGCATAATCCTAAAATAATTCATGCTACTGAGAGGTGTGCTGCTGGTATTATCCAGGCTATAGGCCATTTTAAGCTGGGTCCTAACACATCTCCCAGAGATACTGCAGATTTGTCAAGTTGCAAGGTTGACATTTTCAGCCCTGAGCATGAAGTTGTAGTGTTTTACATGTTGTATGAAAGATGGCGTCGAGCTGAAGTTGAAAACCATGAACTTACCATTCAGAATATGAAAAATATCAGT CACCCAAGCGGGATAATTGTCCATCCCTCTGGAGTTGAGCATTCTCTTCATGAGTGCATCGATGCATTTGCACCCTGCTATGGTGATAAACAAGGAAAACAGTTCAGAGTGTGGGTGGATAGAGTTTCGTCTTCCCAGATTGGTTCAGATGCTTGGCTAGTCAAATTTGATAAGTGGGAGCTCTCTG ATGAAGGGCGGCAATGTTGTCTGACTACTGTTCTGCTGAACTCGAAG CCTGAGACCCCACAAGGGTTTGCTTTGGTACATATTCATCAAACCTGGATGGATGGATATGCAGGAAGAGATCAAAGGATGTGGTTCTTCTAA
- the LOC103700136 gene encoding uncharacterized protein LOC103700136, whose product MEPKLVAQRSLLSYMPSTPTPTSSASATPFPASSSVTPSPSLARRQPLIPKEPAKPANRFAEAAGATAAECAAICCCCPCGLLNLVVLAAVKFPAGLLRQAVRRRRKRSAIVGAARKKAGPNKVGAMDDDDDFSIHGGRLLVLASGDDAWPRRSPSPELSELEKEMRALFYSAGFWRSPSQREEVVIKI is encoded by the coding sequence aTGGAGCCGAAGCTGGTCGCCCAACGGTCCCTGCTCTCCTACATGCCGAGCACGCCGACGCCGACGTCCTCGGCATCGGCGACCCCCTTTCCGGCCTCCTCTTCCGTCACCCCCTCCCCGTCCCTCGCCCGCCGGCAGCCGCTCATCCCCAAGGAGCCCGCGAAGCCCGCCAACCGGTTCGCGGAGGCGGCCGGGGCCACCGCGGCCGAGTGCGCGGCCATCTGCTGCTGCTGCCCCTGCGGCCTCCTCAACCTCGTCGTGCTCGCGGCGGTGAAGTTCCCGGCCGGGCTCCTCCGCCAGGCAGTGCGCCGAAGGAGGAAGCGCAGCGCCATCGTCGGCGCCGCCAGGAAGAAGGCCGGGCCGAATAAAGTGGGCGCCATGGACGACGATGACGACTTCAGCATTCACGGCGGCCGCCTCCTGGTCCTGGCCAGCGGGGACGACGCGTGGCCGAGGAGGTCGCCGTCGCCGGAGCTGTCGGAGCTCGAGAAGGAGATGCGGGCCCTGTTCTACAGCGCAGGCTTCTGGCGGAGCCCGTCCCAAAGGGAAGAGGTGGTAATAAAAATCTGA
- the LOC103707368 gene encoding E3 ubiquitin-protein ligase DIS1-like, with protein sequence MRVKNERRLFFHEHDKMTYLKMGRKQMFPGSSSAIQSKNMDESTSVSGDSNCELISSNEQASPQPKVPHGKKSIVLRNSDIDGLLECPVCSNLMFPPIQQCPSGHTLCLSCKNKVNNKCPICRKEIGNIRCLALEKLALSLHVPCAYHHLGCEEMFPYYSKPKHEAQCVYRPYACPHPGSECPFTGGIPALLWHLRESHKVDLQAGCTFNHRYVKQDPCSVDNVSWTLTLFSCFGHYFCLHFEAFLLGCEPVYMAFLRFIGEESEARMFGYCLEVGGSGRKLAWQGVPQSIRTHHRTVRDSNDGLIVQRSLALYFSGGNRKELKLRVTGRIWREIPRRENGGDSEK encoded by the exons ATGAGAGTTAAAAATGAAAGGCGGCTTTTCTTCCATGAGCATGACAAGATGACCTATCTCAAGATGGGGAGAAAACAGATGTTCCCTGGCTCATCTTCTGCTATTCAGTCAAAAAATATGGATGAATCAACTTCAGTATCTGGGGATTCTAACTGCGAATTGATCAGTTCAAACGAGCAGGCTTCCCCTCAGCCTAAAGTACCGCATGGAAAAAAGTCTATTGTACTCCGTAACAGTGATATAGATGGATTGTTAGAGTGTCCTGTTTGCAGCAATTTAATGTTTCCACCTATTCAGCAG TGTCCAAGTGGGCATACCCTGTGCCTTTCCTGCAAGAACAAAGTCAATAATAAGTGTCCAATATGCAGAAAGGAAATTGGCAATATAAGATGTTTAGCACTCGAGAAGctggctctctctctccacgTGCCATGCGCATACCATCACCTAGGCTGTGAGGAAATGTTTCCCTATTACAGCAAGCCGAAACATGAAGCACAGTGTGTTTACAGGCCATATGCATGCCCGCATCCGGGTTCGGAGTGTCCCTTCACAGGAGGTATCCCTGCCCTTTTGTGGCATCTCCGAGAGAGCCATAAGGTGGATCTTCAAGCAGGTTGCACCTTCAATCATCGATATGTGAAGCAGGACCCATGTTCGGTGGACAATGTATCATGGACGCTAACA CTTTTCAGCTGCTTCGGCCACTATTTCTGTCTGCATTTTGAAGCATTTCTGTTAGGATGCGAGCCAGTTTACATGGCCTTCCTCCGTTTCATAGGCGAGGAATCTGAAGCAAGGATGTTTGGGTATTGCCTTGAGGTTGGTGGTAGTGGAAGGAAGCTGGCATGGCAGGGAGTGCCTCAGAGCATCCGGACCCACCACAGGACAGTCCGTGACAGCAACGATGGCCTCATAGTTCAGAGGAGCCTGGCTCTCTACTTCTCAGGTGGCAATCGGAAGGAGTTGAAGCTGAGAGTCACAGGCAGGATTTGGAGGGAGATCCCGAGAAGGGAGAATGGAGGAGACAGCGAAAAGTGA
- the LOC103707401 gene encoding sucrose-phosphatase 2-like isoform X1, translating into MDRLDGRAGLMIVSDLDQTMVDHHDPENLSLLRFNALWESEYRRDSLLVFSTGRSPTLYKQLKKEKPMLTPDITIMSVGTEITYGELMVPDDGWEHYLNQKWDRNIVIEEASKYPQLSFQSSTEQRPHKVSFYVQKGQAEEVMRCLSERLVKRGLDVKIIYSSGMDLDVLPQGAGKGQALAYLLGKFKSDGKPPINTLVCGDSGNDAELFSIPEVYGVMVSNAQEELLQWHAQNAEHNPKIIHATERCAAGIIQAIGHFKLGPNTSPRDTADLSSCKVDIFSPEHEVVVFYMLYERWRRAEVENHELTIQNMKNISHPSGIIVHPSGVEHSLHECIDAFAPCYGDKQGKQFRVWVDRVSSSQIGSDAWLVKFDKWELSDEGRQCCLTTVLLNSKPETPQGFALVHIHQTWMDGYAGRDQRMWFF; encoded by the exons ATGGATCGCCTTGATGGTCGTGCCGGCCTCATGATTGTTTCTGATCTTGATCAGACAATG GTTGATCATCATGACCCAGAGAATCTATCACTACTTAGGTTTAATGCATTGTGGGAATCTGAATACCGTCGTGATTCTCTGCTGGTTTTCTCAACTGGGAGATCCCCTACATTGTACAAGCAACTAAAGAAGGAGAAACCCATGTTAACCCCGGATATAACAATAATGTCAGTAGGTACAGAGATAACATATGGTGAATTAATGGTGCCAGATGATGGTTGGGAGCATTATTTAAATCAGAAGTGGGACAGAAACATTGTTATTGAGGAAGCATCTAAGTATCCTCAACTATCATTCCAG TCATCAACAGAGCAGCGACCACACAAGGTTAGCTTTTATGTGCAGAAGGGGCAGGCAGAAGAAGTGATGAGATGTCTTTCAGAACGTCTGGTGAAACGTGGG CTAGATGTGAAAATAATTTACAGCAGTGGCATGGATCTAGATGTTTTACCGCAAGGGGCTGGCAAAGGACAGGCTCTTGCATATTTGCTCGGAAAGTTCAAGTCAGATGGTAAGCCACCAATTAATACTCTGGTTTGTGGTGACTCTGGCAATGATGCAGAATTATTCAGCATTCCAGAAGTTTATGGTGTGATG GTCAGCAATGCTCAAGAAGAATTGTTGCAGTGGCATGCACAAAATGCTGAGCATAATCCTAAAATAATTCATGCTACTGAGAGGTGTGCTGCTGGTATTATCCAGGCTATAGGCCATTTTAAGCTGGGTCCTAACACATCTCCCAGAGATACTGCAGATTTGTCAAGTTGCAAGGTTGACATTTTCAGCCCTGAGCATGAAGTTGTAGTGTTTTACATGTTGTATGAAAGATGGCGTCGAGCTGAAGTTGAAAACCATGAACTTACCATTCAGAATATGAAAAATATCAGT CACCCAAGCGGGATAATTGTCCATCCCTCTGGAGTTGAGCATTCTCTTCATGAGTGCATCGATGCATTTGCACCCTGCTATGGTGATAAACAAGGAAAACAGTTCAGAGTGTGGGTGGATAGAGTTTCGTCTTCCCAGATTGGTTCAGATGCTTGGCTAGTCAAATTTGATAAGTGGGAGCTCTCTG ATGAAGGGCGGCAATGTTGTCTGACTACTGTTCTGCTGAACTCGAAG CCTGAGACCCCACAAGGGTTTGCTTTGGTACATATTCATCAAACCTGGATGGATGGATATGCAGGAAGAGATCAAAGGATGTGGTTCTTCTAA
- the LOC103707422 gene encoding uncharacterized protein LOC103707422, with the protein MASPFWISTGVPKREKREMDSSNCIGIMAVIAVSSSVAFMALQAQKHLLSEFIKKLEMELGGVKKAPKKKVRFAPDVIEPSSNSKEYRRHHSMTPIKQNRAMSNSFMSLELMN; encoded by the exons ATGGCCTCCCCATTCTGGATCTCCACAGGCGTGcccaagagggagaagagagagatggaTAGCTCCAATTGCATTGGAATCATGGCGGTCATAGCGGTATCGAGTAGTGTAGCCTTCATGGCCCTTCAAGCTCAGAAGCATCTCCTTTCTGAGTTCATCAAGAAGTTGGAAATGGAACTTG gtGGTGTGAAAAAGGCACCAAAGAAGAAGGTTAGATTTGCGCCCGATGTAATTGAACCATCATCAAATAGCAAGGAGTATAGAAGGCATCACTCAATGACACCCATCAAGCAAAATCGAGCAATGAGCAACTCATTTATGTCTCTAGAACTTATGAATTAG